A genomic segment from Curtobacterium sp. MCSS17_007 encodes:
- a CDS encoding ATP-binding protein, which produces MLDALRQPLESGRITVHRAAGAAEFPARCQVVLAANPCPCGNAGSSRQPCECPPATVRRYLGRMSGPLLDRMDIRVRVPRVTTGLIRGEDGSTPTTAQARATVAAARAAMRSRLAGTGWTRNAEVSGAWLRGPGRAVPGASTLLDHALDLGTLTMRGWDRTMRLAWTLADLQGADRPDDRHVRDALALRSAL; this is translated from the coding sequence GTGCTCGACGCGCTCCGCCAGCCGCTCGAGTCCGGTCGCATCACCGTCCACCGGGCCGCCGGGGCCGCCGAGTTCCCCGCGCGCTGTCAGGTCGTGCTCGCCGCCAACCCTTGTCCGTGCGGCAACGCCGGGTCGTCCCGACAGCCGTGCGAGTGCCCCCCGGCCACCGTGCGGCGGTACCTCGGTCGGATGAGCGGGCCACTGCTCGACCGGATGGACATCCGCGTGCGGGTGCCGCGGGTCACGACCGGGCTCATCCGGGGCGAGGACGGTTCGACCCCGACGACGGCGCAGGCGCGTGCGACGGTCGCGGCGGCACGGGCGGCGATGCGCAGCCGTCTGGCGGGCACCGGGTGGACCAGGAACGCCGAGGTCTCCGGGGCGTGGCTCCGCGGGCCCGGGCGGGCCGTGCCGGGCGCGTCCACACTCCTCGACCATGCGCTCGACCTCGGCACGCTCACCATGCGTGGCTGGGACCGCACCATGCGGCTGGCGTGGACCCTGGCGGACCTGCAGGGCGCGGACCGTCCCGACGACCGCCACGTGCGCGACGCCCTGGCCCTCCGGAGCGCCCTGTGA
- a CDS encoding recombinase family protein, with protein MKRAAIYVRISRDHAGAGLGVERQEADCRKLAAERGWEVAAVLSDNDISAYSGKRRPGYEQLIGLIQTGDVGAVISWSHDRLHRRPTELESYIDVCDKAGIDTYTVKAGHFDLSTPSGRAVARTLAAWAAYEVETSTGRVLAAKKQAAESGKWRGGQRPFGYDADGMTVREEEAALVREAAQRFVLGDSWRTVALDWNTRKIVTANGMAWNALKVRNLTIRLRNIGIVDHNGTDRYPAQWPAIIDQELWDQLQTAIAVSRNVHTQRGPFRKHLLKGFAYCGECGNRLNVYGTKRAGGRYEPAYGCRKNDDEKGQVGCGSVKRMLAAVDDLVIDSLFYRLDTEDMHQVLSDASSDNEALSTHLAELHAATQRLEEIYGLFGAGEIDFAEYKAMKAAAHEEKERASRKVNQSSGKGTIANVPVGKTLREAWDGSDLQWKRQLLSVFIDRVEIMKVPKGSPRTFYKGWQFNPDLIQIRWRA; from the coding sequence ATGAAGCGAGCAGCCATCTACGTCCGAATCTCTAGGGACCACGCGGGAGCGGGGCTCGGCGTCGAACGCCAGGAAGCCGACTGCCGGAAGCTGGCGGCGGAACGCGGCTGGGAAGTGGCCGCGGTCCTGTCCGACAACGACATCAGCGCTTACTCCGGCAAGCGACGACCGGGCTACGAGCAGCTGATCGGCCTGATCCAGACCGGCGACGTGGGCGCGGTGATCTCGTGGAGCCACGACCGCCTCCACCGCAGGCCGACGGAACTCGAGTCCTATATAGACGTGTGCGACAAGGCCGGGATCGACACCTACACCGTGAAGGCCGGCCACTTCGATCTGTCCACTCCGAGCGGCCGTGCGGTCGCGCGTACCCTCGCGGCCTGGGCCGCCTATGAAGTGGAGACTTCAACCGGACGCGTCCTGGCGGCCAAGAAGCAGGCAGCCGAGTCAGGCAAGTGGCGGGGCGGCCAGCGCCCCTTCGGCTACGACGCTGACGGCATGACCGTAAGAGAGGAAGAAGCGGCGCTCGTCCGGGAGGCCGCGCAGCGGTTCGTACTCGGCGACTCATGGCGAACGGTCGCCCTCGATTGGAACACCCGGAAGATCGTCACGGCGAACGGCATGGCCTGGAACGCGCTCAAAGTGCGCAACCTCACGATTAGGCTCCGGAACATCGGGATCGTCGATCACAACGGCACTGACCGCTACCCGGCCCAGTGGCCCGCGATCATTGATCAGGAACTCTGGGACCAGTTGCAGACGGCCATCGCGGTGAGCCGCAACGTCCACACGCAGCGCGGACCGTTCAGAAAGCACCTGCTCAAGGGCTTCGCGTACTGCGGAGAGTGCGGCAACCGCCTCAACGTGTACGGGACGAAGCGGGCTGGCGGACGTTACGAACCGGCCTACGGGTGCAGGAAGAACGACGACGAAAAAGGTCAGGTCGGTTGCGGCTCCGTAAAGCGCATGCTCGCGGCCGTCGACGATCTGGTTATCGACTCCCTCTTCTACCGGCTCGACACGGAGGACATGCACCAGGTGCTCTCAGACGCGTCTTCGGACAACGAAGCGCTGTCGACGCACCTTGCAGAGCTGCATGCCGCCACGCAGCGCCTGGAAGAGATCTACGGGCTCTTTGGAGCGGGCGAGATCGACTTCGCCGAGTACAAGGCGATGAAGGCTGCCGCGCACGAAGAGAAGGAACGCGCGTCACGGAAGGTGAACCAGTCGTCGGGCAAGGGGACCATCGCCAACGTCCCGGTCGGCAAGACGCTCCGCGAAGCGTGGGACGGCTCGGACCTCCAATGGAAGCGCCAGCTGTTGAGCGTCTTCATCGACCGCGTCGAGATCATGAAAGTGCCAAAGGGATCACCCCGCACCTTCTACAAGGGGTGGCAGTTCAATCCTGATCTGATTCAGATTCGTTGGAGGGCGTAG
- a CDS encoding type IV secretion system DNA-binding domain-containing protein, which translates to MRFKRQTKRDANRDVYLVTFPTDLAAERVLAWLRSVSGTLPKRTNRFLDWSTLAFETWASARGIAHRVHVPKSASEYVASQLRTLAPGITVTKDATRPGEDWTAGLELGMTSPTRQLRIMSHNDLSASVLASVQSLGSDEAVMIQWVLGAARPEILPARDGNSRSAEFSMKALITSGVLTAQNDELNDRRQKLEEPNLLGVGRVVVKANNPRRAGELILRVESSLAGANSPANRFRRTAAKSARVIADAKDAATPLLFPGQFNLKELAAVISWPIGQPFVAGLPQGSTRHLYANEDIATEGIVIGDSNYPGHERPIALTFEKAVQHVYYGGKTGTGKTVAMANNFGQVVKNGYGAIVIDASNSNSSETMFSRALNLIPSDRLDDVIIMNPSEDGDMPVGFNVLDQGRPRVVADQIKDLFAHLYQDTAGVWTKQLLFHGLYTLAEHDGMTISELMPLINPQTKEEVAWADELRRGVRDKELRNFWNRWENFNQSERDRNTQPLINRMWQLDARPELRGMLGQAKSSFKVQEVLRDNKILLISLNGLPPGTASILGTLIVNAVWSGAQTMSPDRPNFLYLDEFQVMTRLPTGLDDMLNRSRKHGLGVVMGTQYLEDVPAELKNAITNNARSRVIFQSSAKEARMWSSEFGRTLDENDFMRIRQYEAVAEIATESGVTAPVTLKARPPLTPTGQARAVRELSRKTYGRPIGEVEDDMENRRQATVKAVKSRPMIGIRAWDDEPINGRRTR; encoded by the coding sequence ATGAGATTCAAGCGCCAAACTAAAAGGGACGCGAATCGGGACGTATACCTCGTCACCTTCCCTACTGACCTCGCCGCCGAACGGGTGCTCGCCTGGCTCCGGTCTGTTAGCGGCACCCTTCCCAAACGCACCAACCGCTTCCTCGACTGGTCGACGCTCGCGTTCGAAACGTGGGCGTCGGCCAGAGGGATCGCTCACCGCGTGCACGTTCCGAAGAGCGCGTCCGAATACGTGGCCTCCCAGCTGCGCACCTTGGCTCCCGGCATCACCGTGACGAAGGACGCCACCCGCCCCGGAGAGGACTGGACCGCGGGCCTCGAACTCGGGATGACGAGCCCGACCAGGCAGCTGCGCATCATGAGCCACAACGACCTGTCAGCGAGCGTCCTGGCGTCCGTTCAGTCCCTGGGATCAGACGAGGCGGTCATGATCCAGTGGGTGCTCGGCGCTGCCCGTCCCGAGATCCTTCCCGCGCGCGACGGCAACAGCCGGTCGGCCGAGTTCTCGATGAAGGCGTTGATCACTTCCGGTGTCCTGACCGCGCAGAACGACGAGCTCAACGACCGCCGGCAGAAGCTTGAAGAACCGAACCTCCTGGGCGTCGGCCGCGTCGTGGTGAAAGCGAACAACCCCAGGCGGGCCGGTGAGCTGATCTTGCGCGTCGAGTCTTCCCTTGCAGGAGCGAACAGCCCGGCCAACCGGTTCAGGCGCACGGCCGCCAAGTCCGCCCGGGTCATCGCGGACGCGAAGGACGCCGCCACTCCCCTGCTCTTTCCCGGCCAGTTCAACCTCAAGGAACTCGCCGCGGTGATCTCCTGGCCGATCGGCCAGCCGTTCGTCGCCGGTCTGCCGCAGGGCTCGACCAGGCACCTCTACGCGAACGAAGACATCGCGACCGAAGGCATCGTCATCGGCGACAGCAACTACCCGGGGCATGAGCGGCCGATCGCCCTCACCTTCGAGAAGGCCGTCCAGCACGTCTACTACGGCGGCAAGACGGGCACCGGCAAGACCGTGGCGATGGCCAACAACTTCGGACAGGTCGTCAAGAACGGCTACGGCGCGATCGTGATCGACGCGTCCAACTCGAACTCGAGCGAAACCATGTTCAGCCGGGCCCTCAACCTGATCCCATCTGACCGCCTGGACGACGTGATCATCATGAACCCGAGCGAAGACGGGGACATGCCGGTCGGCTTCAACGTGCTCGACCAGGGAAGGCCGCGCGTCGTGGCCGACCAGATCAAAGACCTGTTCGCGCACCTCTACCAGGACACGGCGGGCGTCTGGACGAAGCAGCTGCTCTTCCACGGGCTCTACACGCTCGCCGAGCACGACGGCATGACGATCTCCGAACTGATGCCGCTGATCAACCCGCAAACCAAAGAAGAGGTCGCGTGGGCCGACGAGCTGAGGCGGGGAGTGCGCGACAAGGAACTCCGGAACTTCTGGAACAGGTGGGAGAACTTCAACCAGTCGGAGCGGGACCGCAACACGCAGCCGCTCATCAACCGCATGTGGCAGCTCGACGCCCGTCCGGAACTGCGCGGGATGCTCGGACAGGCCAAGTCGTCGTTCAAGGTGCAGGAAGTGCTGCGCGACAACAAGATCCTGCTGATCAGCTTGAACGGCCTGCCTCCCGGCACCGCGTCGATCCTCGGCACGCTGATCGTCAATGCCGTGTGGAGCGGAGCGCAGACGATGAGCCCCGACCGGCCGAACTTCCTGTACCTCGACGAGTTCCAGGTGATGACGCGGCTTCCGACCGGACTCGACGACATGCTGAACCGCTCGCGCAAGCATGGCCTCGGCGTCGTCATGGGAACCCAGTACCTCGAAGACGTGCCGGCCGAGTTGAAGAACGCGATCACGAACAACGCCAGGTCGCGGGTGATCTTCCAGTCCAGCGCGAAGGAAGCGCGCATGTGGAGCAGCGAGTTCGGCCGGACGCTAGACGAGAACGACTTCATGCGGATCAGGCAGTACGAGGCGGTCGCGGAGATCGCCACGGAGTCGGGCGTGACCGCTCCGGTCACGTTGAAGGCGCGGCCCCCGCTGACGCCGACGGGGCAGGCGAGGGCCGTGCGCGAACTGAGTCGGAAGACCTACGGGCGGCCGATCGGCGAAGTCGAGGACGACATGGAAAACAGGCGGCAGGCGACGGTCAAGGCCGTGAAGAGCAGGCCGATGATCGGGATCAGGGCATGGGACGACGAACCAATAAACGGAAGGAGAACACGATGA
- a CDS encoding Lsr2 family protein — translation MAQKVTTTLIDDLDGAPIEDGKGGTVQFGFDGTSYEIDLSDANKDKLRDALSDYVASARRVGRSSGSASKPARNNSEDLTAIREWAAANGHEVSSRGRISQSVKDAYYAANK, via the coding sequence ATGGCTCAGAAGGTCACCACGACGCTCATCGACGACCTGGACGGCGCGCCGATCGAAGACGGCAAGGGCGGCACGGTCCAGTTCGGCTTCGACGGCACCAGCTATGAGATCGACCTGTCCGACGCGAACAAGGACAAGCTGCGCGACGCGCTGTCCGACTACGTGGCTTCCGCGCGGCGCGTCGGCCGTTCGTCGGGCTCGGCTTCCAAGCCCGCGCGCAACAACTCGGAAGACCTGACTGCCATCCGCGAGTGGGCCGCTGCGAACGGCCACGAGGTGTCGTCGCGCGGCCGGATCTCACAGTCCGTGAAGGACGCGTACTACGCCGCGAACAAGTAA
- a CDS encoding peptidoglycan amidohydrolase family protein, whose amino-acid sequence MDAKFNIAINWYLTQQARGITYSMTSRFGPNSFDCSSAGYFSLEAAGLLPAGLRIGNTDTMFRDFEANGWVQIKPNAQGNYDTRKGDAAIWGKRGASGGAAGHYMFFIDADRVINCRVAGIKIDNYDQLRAWNDYPEQTFYRYAGSDAPGPVGNPTDQNVDVGSFIKFADPLTVSKVELQGGLWQVLSNDLCPVDPTWDDNGVPAEPLVEVDADGYATDDQDLNPGSRFVLPGKHQVLDLGQSGGMWLALIQWNVYKFWVDIAKATEVAGTDGGTPVPGKRPSVAAPQPAPAEQPAPETPPAQQPAEEPAAQPEPEQPPADEPEPAQQPTKEPTTNEPAKEPTKMAFSEAEQKQLQVATQSAQKLADDVQASDVVAEIQSGISKKTKVIVYVVGDSLIGLGLVAPGLAVVLGFTDLIRIVALSGLLATAGAFILTMFGIYKSKQ is encoded by the coding sequence ATGGATGCAAAGTTCAACATAGCAATAAACTGGTACCTGACGCAGCAAGCGCGGGGCATCACGTACTCGATGACGAGCCGTTTCGGTCCGAACAGCTTCGACTGTTCAAGCGCGGGGTACTTCTCGCTCGAAGCAGCGGGACTCCTGCCTGCCGGTCTGCGCATCGGCAACACGGACACGATGTTCCGCGACTTCGAGGCGAACGGCTGGGTGCAGATCAAACCGAACGCTCAGGGGAACTACGACACCAGGAAAGGCGACGCTGCGATCTGGGGCAAGCGCGGAGCAAGCGGGGGAGCCGCCGGTCACTACATGTTCTTCATCGACGCCGATCGGGTGATCAACTGCCGGGTCGCCGGGATCAAGATCGATAACTACGACCAGCTGCGCGCTTGGAACGACTACCCGGAGCAGACCTTCTACCGCTACGCGGGCTCAGACGCTCCGGGTCCCGTAGGCAACCCGACGGATCAGAACGTGGACGTCGGTTCGTTCATCAAGTTCGCCGACCCGCTCACGGTGTCGAAGGTCGAGCTACAGGGCGGACTCTGGCAGGTGTTGAGCAACGATCTATGCCCTGTCGACCCGACCTGGGATGACAACGGCGTGCCGGCCGAACCGCTCGTCGAGGTGGACGCTGACGGCTACGCCACGGACGATCAGGACTTGAACCCAGGATCTCGATTCGTTCTGCCGGGCAAGCACCAGGTGCTTGATCTCGGCCAGAGCGGCGGCATGTGGTTGGCCCTCATCCAATGGAACGTCTACAAGTTTTGGGTCGACATTGCCAAGGCGACGGAGGTCGCGGGCACCGACGGCGGAACTCCCGTTCCAGGCAAGCGTCCGTCAGTTGCAGCGCCTCAGCCCGCACCGGCCGAACAGCCGGCGCCGGAGACTCCGCCCGCGCAACAGCCCGCGGAAGAACCGGCCGCTCAACCGGAGCCAGAGCAACCACCGGCAGATGAGCCTGAACCGGCTCAACAACCGACGAAAGAACCAACTACTAACGAACCAGCAAAGGAGCCAACCAAGATGGCATTCAGCGAAGCAGAACAGAAGCAACTCCAAGTAGCAACACAGAGCGCGCAGAAGCTCGCTGACGACGTCCAGGCGAGCGACGTGGTAGCGGAGATCCAGTCAGGCATCTCGAAGAAAACCAAGGTCATCGTCTACGTAGTCGGTGACTCTCTCATCGGCCTCGGTCTGGTCGCGCCTGGCCTTGCGGTCGTGCTCGGCTTCACCGACTTGATCCGCATCGTGGCGCTCAGCGGCCTGCTCGCAACTGCAGGCGCGTTCATACTGACCATGTTCGGCATCTACAAGTCGAAGCAGTAG